Proteins from one Dysgonomonas sp. HDW5A genomic window:
- a CDS encoding sulfatase, with product MKWKSIVPLIVFVPLTSLAQKKVQDRPNIILFLVDDMGWQDTSLPFWTEKTTWNDLYETPNMERLASRGMMFTQAYACSVSSPSRVSLLTGMNAARHRVTNWTLEKNKTNDGKSSIIQPPEWNINGICQIPDIEHTYQVTSLAQVLKDNGYHTIHCGKAHFGAIDTPGENPYHLGFEVNIAGHAGGGLASYLGSENFGNKTNGQKSPLQAIPGLDKYWGQDIFVTEALTLEAKKELDHAQRLEQPFFLYMAHYAIHIPIQKDMRFYPKYANKGMTEVEAAYASLIEGMDKSLGDLMDYLEANNLSDNTIILFMSDNGGLAATTRSGKLHTQNSPLNSGKGSAYEGGIREPMIVSWPGKVKAGSKCNEYLIIEDFYPSILEMAKVKNHKIIQPIDGKSFVPLLTESGNPANGRKLYWNFPNIWGPSGPGIGATCSIRDGYWKLIYYYESGKKELFNISEDIGEVNDLSEKHADIVKSLSKDLGKHLRSVDAQRPSFIATGKPTPWPDEI from the coding sequence ATGAAATGGAAATCTATTGTACCATTAATAGTATTTGTTCCCTTGACATCTCTTGCTCAGAAAAAAGTACAAGACCGCCCGAACATCATTCTATTTTTAGTTGATGATATGGGATGGCAAGACACTTCATTACCCTTCTGGACAGAGAAGACAACATGGAATGACCTCTACGAAACACCCAACATGGAGCGCTTGGCAAGCCGGGGAATGATGTTTACGCAAGCATACGCATGCAGTGTAAGCTCTCCTTCGAGAGTTAGCCTACTTACGGGAATGAATGCAGCCAGACATCGTGTTACAAATTGGACGCTAGAGAAAAATAAGACAAACGATGGAAAAAGCAGTATAATTCAACCTCCCGAATGGAATATCAATGGGATTTGCCAAATACCCGATATTGAGCACACTTATCAGGTGACATCATTAGCCCAAGTTTTAAAAGATAATGGCTACCATACTATACATTGTGGAAAAGCACATTTTGGAGCAATAGATACTCCGGGAGAAAACCCCTATCATTTAGGTTTTGAAGTAAACATAGCCGGACATGCAGGCGGAGGACTTGCCAGCTATTTGGGCAGTGAAAACTTCGGAAATAAAACCAATGGACAAAAAAGTCCGCTTCAGGCAATACCCGGACTCGATAAATATTGGGGACAAGATATATTTGTTACCGAAGCTCTTACTTTGGAAGCGAAGAAAGAACTTGATCATGCTCAAAGACTCGAACAACCGTTCTTCTTATATATGGCACATTATGCCATACACATCCCGATTCAAAAAGACATGAGGTTTTACCCAAAATATGCAAACAAAGGCATGACTGAGGTTGAGGCTGCATACGCTTCTCTTATCGAAGGCATGGATAAAAGCCTTGGAGATTTGATGGATTATCTGGAAGCCAACAATTTATCAGATAATACAATAATCTTATTCATGTCTGACAATGGCGGGTTGGCTGCCACCACACGCAGCGGAAAACTTCACACACAAAACTCTCCTCTCAATAGCGGAAAAGGATCAGCTTACGAAGGTGGGATACGTGAACCGATGATTGTTTCATGGCCCGGCAAAGTAAAAGCGGGCTCAAAGTGCAATGAGTATCTTATCATTGAAGATTTTTACCCGTCGATTTTAGAAATGGCAAAAGTAAAAAATCACAAAATAATTCAGCCGATTGACGGAAAAAGCTTTGTCCCATTATTGACTGAAAGCGGAAATCCGGCTAATGGGCGAAAACTATACTGGAACTTTCCCAATATATGGGGACCATCGGGACCGGGAATAGGTGCAACATGCTCTATCAGGGATGGTTATTGGAAACTAATATATTATTACGAAAGTGGAAAGAAAGAACTTTTTAATATTTCCGAAGATATAGGCGAAGTAAATGATCTTTCAGAAAAACATGCCGACATAGTAAAGAGCCTTTCGAAAGATCTGGGCAAACACCTGAGAAGTGTAGATGCTCAACGCCCCAGTTTCATCGCGACAGGAAAGCCGACACCATGGCCTGACGAGATCTAA
- a CDS encoding C40 family peptidase produces the protein MSKIYRIIRFGVFTVGLSLLLALSSCGSSKKVLYNPVEVEQLSRTLRIPINNDDPNIPLYAETSLWLGVPYRYGGNTKAGSDCSGFVWQVYRRVYGKNLERSSDDQAKKDVHKVGKGGLKPGDLVFFRTSKKSKKIDHVGIFLKDGYFVHASTSKGVIVSSLNEDYYKKTWQKGGRVK, from the coding sequence ATGAGTAAGATTTATAGGATAATAAGGTTTGGTGTATTTACGGTAGGATTATCTTTACTGCTAGCATTATCTTCATGTGGAAGCAGCAAGAAGGTTTTATATAATCCGGTGGAAGTAGAGCAATTATCCCGGACTTTACGTATTCCGATTAATAATGATGATCCTAATATTCCTCTTTATGCTGAAACATCGCTGTGGCTGGGCGTACCTTATCGTTATGGTGGAAATACAAAAGCGGGTTCAGACTGTTCGGGTTTTGTCTGGCAGGTTTATCGGAGGGTTTACGGTAAGAATCTGGAGAGATCATCCGATGATCAGGCAAAAAAAGATGTGCATAAAGTTGGGAAAGGAGGTCTTAAACCCGGAGATTTGGTGTTTTTTAGAACGTCTAAAAAATCGAAAAAGATAGATCATGTAGGTATTTTCCTTAAAGATGGCTATTTTGTACATGCTTCTACCTCCAAAGGTGTTATTGTAAGCAGTTTGAATGAGGACTATTATAAAAAAACTTGGCAAAAAGGAGGTAGAGTCAAATAA
- a CDS encoding sigma-70 family RNA polymerase sigma factor, whose translation MRLGNSGANNKGKKYIKIKPGAVATPENQAKADIFKEWFGSFYPRLQTELINKDTYDEDVLNDTFLRIYDKIRFGGLEIADYKAYFHRAFFTNFMQINIQESQSIVTPLDNHDKIDDSENDEELIKSKWELENDIFDFVYSKYPIHEFELFKMYVRLKPAITYADLSDITSLSTSRISEIISKIRRDICKQKDFTQRRKSTLRKTEC comes from the coding sequence ATGAGACTAGGAAACAGTGGCGCAAACAATAAAGGCAAAAAATACATCAAAATAAAACCGGGCGCAGTGGCAACACCCGAAAATCAAGCAAAAGCCGATATATTCAAAGAATGGTTCGGGTCATTTTACCCCCGCCTTCAAACAGAACTAATCAATAAAGACACTTATGATGAAGATGTATTAAACGACACCTTCTTAAGGATATACGACAAAATACGCTTTGGCGGGTTAGAAATAGCCGATTATAAAGCATACTTTCATCGGGCATTTTTCACTAATTTTATGCAGATCAATATACAAGAATCCCAAAGCATAGTAACACCTTTGGATAATCACGACAAGATAGATGATTCTGAAAATGACGAAGAATTAATAAAGAGCAAATGGGAACTTGAGAATGATATATTTGATTTCGTATATTCGAAATACCCTATCCATGAGTTTGAATTATTCAAGATGTATGTACGTCTTAAACCCGCAATTACTTATGCCGATTTATCTGACATCACATCCCTATCTACAAGCAGGATAAGCGAAATTATTTCGAAAATCCGACGTGATATTTGCAAACAAAAGGACTTTACACAGAGAAGAAAGTCTACTTTACGGAAAACCGAATGTTGA
- a CDS encoding DUF4377 domain-containing protein, whose amino-acid sequence MKKLIGLLFLLPLLFASCASNKGTVKMIVASQQGDCVGVAPQKCLLVKMGTDTNWTFFYNQIEGFQYEPGYEYVLEVKEEKVENVPADASSLKYILVKEVSKTPAVSEGLPESVKSAVPNYQWGGRVLRIAEENIGRGAAKGKMSVTVLEVLVTSSETDEFKDGDTIHCELVASPKVMPIVGREYVFKAKDMHPAHALGVYMLETDVQDLVR is encoded by the coding sequence ATGAAAAAATTAATTGGACTATTGTTTTTATTGCCTTTGTTATTTGCTTCGTGTGCTTCAAATAAGGGAACAGTAAAAATGATTGTGGCTTCGCAGCAGGGCGATTGTGTAGGTGTTGCACCTCAGAAGTGTTTACTGGTAAAAATGGGTACGGATACTAATTGGACATTTTTCTACAATCAGATAGAAGGGTTTCAGTACGAACCCGGGTATGAGTATGTATTGGAGGTAAAAGAGGAAAAAGTTGAAAATGTACCTGCTGATGCATCATCGTTGAAATATATTTTGGTTAAAGAGGTGTCTAAGACTCCTGCGGTTTCTGAAGGATTACCTGAGTCTGTAAAATCAGCTGTTCCGAATTATCAATGGGGTGGACGCGTTTTAAGGATTGCAGAAGAAAATATTGGACGTGGGGCTGCTAAGGGAAAAATGAGCGTAACTGTTTTAGAGGTGTTGGTTACCAGTTCCGAAACTGACGAGTTTAAGGATGGAGATACTATTCATTGCGAACTTGTGGCTTCACCAAAAGTTATGCCTATTGTAGGAAGAGAGTATGTTTTCAAAGCGAAAGATATGCATCCGGCTCATGCTTTGGGTGTGTATATGTTGGAAACTGATGTGCAGGATTTGGTACGGTAA
- a CDS encoding tetratricopeptide repeat protein, whose protein sequence is MAIDKNRKTSRFINFGWFACILIALTFVAGGISYTNTKRIVDRAEQNNQELQELFGMLRDNSQYVVATDQVGRHYIDSINLVKTQKAQKAEEAIIKQATIQLTEYSGMLSRTADNTVMLLFVWAAVLALITLIFSFLGFMELKDRMKAVEDTLDKVTDKNEEIDHKKKDIDTKKLEIDAQKEQIDAKTQEIDDRKDEINAALGKVESTLSEVEKIGINIKEDARTSSYNFDIHAAISKADMATKIGSLEDIAKNIEKDEVIDKDRKSSLLYQTYFYLAQAYSANKDTNKSVETYTKLIEINANQPQVFNNRGNVYNSTGDYDKAIADYDKAIELNSNYTEAYYNKGTAYSSKGQYDMAIENYNQALQLKPDYAEAYFNKGTAYSDKGDFDRALENYNTAISLNLDDAETFYNRGTTLSNMGQFDKAIQDYNEALQLNPNYTNAYYNRANAYFNLGLFDDAIQDYDTTLKMNPYDAKAYFNRGLICKSKGLYDKAIENFDAALRIKPNNIKAYLNRGLVYLALDNYDRAIEDFNATLRLNPNDKEAYYNRGLAYSKVNELDKAINDYNATIIISPDYDKAYYSRGLVYYTRNEYDRAIDNFNTVLRLNPEDAVVYNLRGTILLKRGEIDKAIEDFNRAIELNPENAEAYNNRASAYNTKGDHNRAIADCNEALRLDPGSVDMLSRGNVYFSIGEYDKAIADFTETIETKPNEVGAYFKRGESYFIKKEYDKAIADFDEVLRLDSNNTDVYGYRADAYFQTNQFALAINDYNQVIFNQKAGLETYQNLATAYFKQEEYPEAITSYDKVLELSHDNEEAFLNRGLAYAYLKDFDAAIFNFNELLRVSPENAEGYFNRGNAHTNKQAYDAAVKDYTEAIRFNPELAETYFNRGNIYYNHSQHSVAIEDYSKAIELNPNYTKAYFNRGLACKITEQYQQGLDDFIRVMSLEPNNQRLIEKAQKQVDLITKLMKVQSPDSNDNLEE, encoded by the coding sequence ATGGCTATTGACAAAAACAGGAAAACTTCTCGATTTATCAATTTTGGATGGTTTGCATGTATACTCATTGCACTTACTTTTGTTGCAGGAGGTATAAGCTATACAAATACTAAACGAATAGTAGATCGTGCCGAGCAAAATAACCAAGAACTGCAAGAGTTATTCGGAATGTTACGGGATAATTCACAATATGTAGTAGCAACCGATCAGGTAGGACGTCATTATATTGACAGTATTAATTTGGTTAAGACTCAAAAAGCTCAAAAAGCAGAAGAAGCTATTATCAAACAAGCCACTATTCAATTAACCGAATACTCAGGCATGTTGTCACGAACAGCCGACAATACAGTTATGCTGCTATTTGTCTGGGCAGCCGTATTAGCACTTATCACGCTCATTTTTTCATTCCTTGGATTTATGGAATTGAAAGACAGAATGAAAGCTGTTGAGGATACTTTAGATAAAGTAACCGATAAAAATGAAGAAATAGATCATAAGAAGAAAGACATTGATACGAAGAAACTTGAAATTGATGCTCAGAAAGAACAGATTGATGCAAAAACTCAAGAAATAGATGACCGAAAGGATGAAATAAATGCAGCCTTGGGTAAAGTAGAAAGTACGCTTTCGGAGGTTGAAAAGATAGGAATAAATATCAAAGAAGACGCACGTACTTCAAGTTACAATTTCGACATTCATGCTGCTATAAGCAAAGCTGATATGGCAACCAAAATAGGGTCACTAGAGGATATTGCAAAAAATATTGAAAAAGATGAGGTAATAGATAAAGACCGCAAAAGCAGCTTACTATATCAAACTTATTTTTATTTAGCACAAGCCTACTCTGCAAATAAAGACACGAATAAGTCTGTAGAAACATATACTAAACTGATCGAAATAAATGCTAATCAGCCTCAGGTTTTCAACAACAGGGGCAATGTATATAACAGCACAGGCGACTACGACAAAGCAATTGCCGACTATGACAAGGCTATCGAATTAAATTCTAATTATACGGAAGCTTACTACAATAAAGGAACTGCTTACAGCAGCAAAGGGCAATACGATATGGCGATTGAGAATTACAATCAGGCTCTACAATTAAAACCCGACTACGCCGAAGCATATTTCAACAAAGGAACTGCATATAGCGATAAGGGAGACTTCGATAGAGCTTTGGAGAATTACAATACAGCAATAAGCCTGAATCTGGATGATGCCGAAACCTTCTACAACAGAGGTACTACACTTAGCAACATGGGGCAATTTGATAAAGCTATCCAAGATTACAACGAAGCTCTACAATTGAATCCAAACTATACAAATGCATATTATAATCGTGCAAATGCCTATTTCAACCTAGGACTGTTTGATGATGCCATTCAGGATTATGATACAACCCTCAAGATGAATCCATACGATGCTAAAGCATACTTCAACAGAGGTTTGATATGTAAAAGCAAAGGATTATACGACAAGGCAATTGAGAACTTTGATGCAGCGTTACGAATTAAACCTAATAATATAAAGGCTTACCTCAACAGAGGTCTGGTTTATTTGGCACTGGACAATTACGATAGAGCTATTGAAGATTTTAATGCAACGCTCAGACTTAATCCGAATGACAAGGAAGCATACTACAACAGAGGGCTTGCATATTCGAAAGTGAACGAATTGGATAAAGCGATTAACGACTATAATGCTACAATTATTATCTCTCCTGATTATGATAAAGCGTATTACAGCCGAGGATTAGTATACTACACCAGAAACGAGTACGACCGGGCAATTGACAATTTCAATACCGTACTTCGATTGAATCCCGAAGATGCAGTGGTTTACAATCTTAGAGGAACAATTCTGCTAAAACGTGGTGAGATTGATAAAGCTATCGAAGATTTCAACAGAGCCATTGAACTGAATCCCGAAAATGCCGAAGCATACAACAACAGAGCTAGTGCATATAATACCAAAGGTGATCATAACAGAGCAATAGCAGATTGTAATGAGGCTTTACGCCTCGACCCCGGCAGTGTAGATATGCTTAGCCGTGGGAATGTATATTTCAGTATTGGTGAATATGATAAAGCAATTGCTGATTTTACGGAAACAATCGAGACTAAGCCTAATGAGGTTGGTGCTTATTTTAAAAGAGGTGAATCTTACTTTATAAAGAAAGAGTACGATAAAGCAATTGCTGATTTTGATGAAGTTCTTCGTCTAGATTCTAACAATACAGATGTATATGGATACAGAGCTGATGCGTACTTCCAAACTAATCAGTTTGCTTTAGCGATCAACGATTATAATCAAGTTATTTTCAATCAGAAAGCAGGACTCGAGACATATCAGAATTTGGCTACAGCCTATTTTAAACAAGAAGAATATCCGGAGGCAATTACCAGTTACGACAAAGTATTGGAGCTGTCGCACGACAACGAGGAGGCTTTTCTCAACAGAGGATTAGCATATGCATATCTTAAAGATTTTGATGCGGCAATCTTCAACTTCAATGAGCTACTGCGTGTATCTCCCGAAAATGCTGAAGGATACTTTAACAGGGGAAATGCTCATACAAACAAACAGGCATACGATGCGGCAGTAAAAGATTATACTGAAGCTATTCGTTTCAATCCCGAATTAGCAGAGACTTATTTTAACAGGGGAAATATTTACTATAATCATAGCCAACATAGTGTAGCTATTGAAGATTACAGCAAAGCTATCGAATTAAACCCCAACTATACTAAAGCATATTTCAATAGAGGTTTGGCGTGTAAAATAACTGAGCAATATCAACAAGGTCTTGACGACTTTATAAGAGTGATGTCTCTGGAGCCAAACAACCAACGATTGATCGAAAAAGCTCAAAAACAAGTTGATCTAATTACCAAATTGATGAAGGTACAATCTCCTGATTCAAATGATAATCTGGAAGAATAA